A genomic stretch from bacterium includes:
- a CDS encoding acyl-CoA dehydrogenase family protein, with amino-acid sequence MDFTLNEQQTMFRDMVRDFAAKEIAPLAAQMDRDADMPEPLIQKLRDNGFFGLTFPEALGGLGVDTTTYGLVVEELSAVCAGVAVMICVHNSVGSYPIAMFGSDELKARVLPRMAAGEIAAFCVSEAGAGSDAAALTTAAARDGDHYVLTGSKMWVT; translated from the coding sequence ATGGACTTCACGCTCAACGAGCAGCAGACGATGTTCCGCGACATGGTCCGCGACTTCGCCGCCAAGGAGATCGCGCCCCTCGCCGCGCAGATGGACCGCGACGCCGACATGCCGGAGCCGCTGATCCAGAAGCTGCGCGACAACGGCTTCTTCGGCCTGACCTTCCCCGAGGCGCTCGGCGGGCTGGGCGTCGACACCACGACCTACGGGCTGGTGGTCGAGGAGCTCTCGGCGGTGTGCGCCGGCGTGGCCGTCATGATCTGCGTCCACAACAGCGTGGGCAGTTACCCCATCGCGATGTTCGGCAGCGACGAGCTGAAGGCGCGCGTGCTGCCGCGCATGGCCGCCGGCGAGATCGCGGCCTTCTGCGTGAGCGAGGCCGGCGCCGGTTCGGACGCCGCCGCCCTGACCACGGCCGCCGCCCGCGACGGCGACCACTACGTGCTGACGGGCAGCAAGATGTGGGTGACCA